A genome region from Brassica oleracea var. oleracea cultivar TO1000 chromosome C2, BOL, whole genome shotgun sequence includes the following:
- the LOC106322868 gene encoding vesicle transport v-SNARE 12-like — MSDVFEGYERQYCELSTNLTRKSNSASLLPHGDDKKGKLGEIKSGIDEADVLIRKMDLEARSLQPSAKATCLAKLREYKSDLNQLKKEFKRVSSPDVNQSSREELMESGMADPLSVSADQRERLAMSVERLDQSSDRIRESRRTMMETEELGVSILQDLSQQRQTLLHSHSKLHGVDEAIDKSKKVLTAMSRRMTRNKWIVTSVIIALILAIILIISFKLSH; from the exons ATGAGCGACGTGTTCGAAGGGTACGAGAGGCAGTACTGCGAGCTATCAACTAATCTCACCCGAAAATCCAATTCAGCTTCCCTTCTCCCCCATGGAG ATGATAAGAAAGGGAAGCTTGGTGAGATCAAATCTGGGATTGATGAAGCTGATGTCTTG ATCCGAAAAATGGACCTTGAGGCTAGGAGTTTGCAGCCGAGTGCTAAGGCTACTTGTCTTGCTAAACTCAGAGAGTATAAGTCTGACCTGAACCAACTCAAGAAGGAGTTCAAAAGGGTTTCTTCTCCTGATGTTAATCAATCTTCCCGTGAAGAGTTGATGGAATCTGGAATGGCTGATCCTCTCTCG GTTTCTGCTGATCAAAGAGAGAGATTGGCAATGTCCGTAGAGAGGCTGGACCAGTCTAGCGACAGAATCAGAGAGAGTAGAAGGACCATGATGGAGACTGAAGAGCTTGGTGTCTCCATTCTTCAAGATCTCAGTCAGCAGCGCCAAACCCTCCTTCACTCCCACAGCAAG CTTCATGGTGTGGATGAGGCCATTGACAAGAGCAAGAAGGTCTTGACGGCTATGTCGAGAAGAATGACGAGGAACAAATGGATTGTTACTTCAGTGATCATTGCTCTCATTCTCGCCATCATCCTCATCATCTCTTTCAAACTTTCTCATTAA